A genomic stretch from Helianthus annuus cultivar XRQ/B chromosome 1, HanXRQr2.0-SUNRISE, whole genome shotgun sequence includes:
- the LOC110936889 gene encoding uncharacterized protein LOC110936889 has product MSGGASDNVLSLTTDELKEKIAEEVGRAIEVSLPRFVERMQNTLLSTMEERIGELREDLTSDRGKAKEKKGCSYNKFMACKPPVFNGEVDPIACQRWISDIEGVFERTHCDESDFVAYGTGQLRGQAKDWWDNLRNERGVETIRAMTWEAFKVPFLKHHSPKAVINKIKEEFMQLRQKGETVDKITGMFMDKLKFCDDLVKTEEQKIYYYHTMLRAEYREFMTPSHYESLTDIINAAREREIELKRQVERGERRALDENPSPTKKPKVAESSKKGSAKGGSPSCKTCGRTHKGECYFKNKPCVACGKIGHGVANCPDKVTVCYKCYQPGHKKSECPELVGNKESAGSRDETPKAKARSFQITAAEAKMEPDVVTGNTSEASGSQAGADARQKGKL; this is encoded by the exons ATGTCGGGAGGTGCTAGTGACAATGTTCTATCCCTCACTACCGACGAGTTGAAAGAGAAGATTGCCGAGGAAGTTGGTAGGGCCATCGAAGTTAGTCTACCAAGATTTGTGGAAAGAATGCAAAACACCTTACTTTCGACTATGGAAGAAAGAATTGGTGAACTAAGAGAAGACCTTACCAGTGATAGGggcaaggctaaggaaaagaaaGGTTGTTCTTACAACAAGTTTATGGCGTGCAAGCCCCCGGTTTTCAATGGAGAGGTAGATCCAATTGCTTGTCAAAGGTGGATAAGCGATATTGAAGGTGTTTTCGAACGTACGCATTGTGATGAAAGTGACTTCGTGGCGTATGGAACTGGCCAACTTAGAGgccaagccaaggattggtgggacaacCTCAGAAACGAAAGGGGTGTTGAAACAATAAGGGCGATGACTTGGGAAGCTTTCAAAGTACCATTCCTCAAACATCACAGCCCCAAGGCGGTGATAAATAAGATAAAGGAAGAATTCATGCAATTAAGGCAAAAGGGTGAAACCGTTGATAAGATTACGGGAATGTTCATGGATAAGCTCAAGTTTTGTGATGACTTGGTCAAAACTGAAGAACAGAAAATTTATTATTACCACACCATGCTTAGGgctgaatatagggagttcatgactccctcaCATTATGAAAGCCTTACTGATATAATCAATGCGGCGCGGGAACGCGAGATTGAACTGAAAAGGCAAGTTGAAAGAGGTGAAAGGAGGGCCTTGGATGAAAACCCGAGTCCCACAAAGAAGCCGAAGGTAGCTGAATCTTCGAAGAAAGGAAGTGCAAAAGGAGGATCTCCGAGTTGCAAAACATGTGGACGCACTCATAAAGGTGAATGCTATTTCAAGAATAAACCTTGCGTGGCATGTGGCAAGATAGGGCATGGGGTTGCAAATTGCCCCGACAAAGTAACGGTGTGCTATAAATGTTACCAACCGGGTCATAAAAAGTCAGAATGTCCGGAATTGGTGGGAAACAAAGAGAGTGCCGGTTCTAGGGATGAGACCCCAAAGGCTAAGGCAAGGTCGTTCCAAATCACTGCTGCGGAAGCAAAAATGGAACCCGACGTGGTTACAG GCAACACGAGTGAGGcgtcgggaagtcaagccggtgcGGACGCTCGCCAAAAGGGAAAGCTCTAA